Below is a window of Falco peregrinus isolate bFalPer1 chromosome 3, bFalPer1.pri, whole genome shotgun sequence DNA.
TCCTAACCTAACTAGGTTAGGAAGAGGTTCTGCCTTAAGATGTTTGTCCTTCAATTTCCTCAACAAAGTATTATGTAATTTAGAAAACTCTACAAACTGCATCCTCTGTGATACAATTTCAGTGTGATTTGTTAGCAAAGTAAAGACTGAAAGGTTCACaggtgttggtttgtttttttttaagactgcaaGAGTAGCAAAAAATACTTGTCCTTTTAACTGGGAGGGTGAAAAGGGTAATGTTTTATATGATGCTGTCCCTCACTGTGTATGAGCTTGCAGAATCTGATGCTAAAATCCAGTCTAATTTTGACCTTTTGGGATATTTAAGTATagtttgaaaatgtctttgacctattgctttgtttctctgttcagaGTATTTCCAGCATGTTGATTTATGCCAAGCAATTAGGTAAAATAAAGGATGCACTTTGTTGTGATAGAAACAGTATTAACCCTTTCATCTTTTCAATAAGGTAGTTCTTTGATAAGGTTTAAGTGGACAAGAATTACATTGGTTTTGTCTAGCTTAAGGTGATTGCATTGAATGCAGCTGCCACCATTTAGATGTTATTGCTGATGGCTGTTCACAACTGTGCTTGCGGCAGTTGTGACACGTTAATGGATGGCATGAATGTGTCCCCCACACTTGTCAAAGTCAGCTGTTCTAGCTTATGTCACCTTCAGTGGCCATTCAAGGAGCCATCTGTGCTTACCCTAAAAAAGCCTAGAAAtggtcaaaatattttttagtatcAGTCTGTCGAGCATGGTAATAAACAGATGAATGGGGTCATAGAGATTCCAAGCAAGTATGTCTTGTATTCGTTCTGAAAGTTACCAAAATTATATGAAACACTGAAGAATTCATGTAGTGTACTGAGGTCAGTCAGACCTTTTCCCTTGAAGAACTGCTATTTGAATAGTAAGATATCGGGATTTTGACTTTTGTAGTCAGCTGTGGGGAATGCTTTTAATTACCTTGTGAATTCATACTGGCTGGGGTTTTGTGGCATGTTAGTGGGTTTTAACAGAGAATCCTTCTTTCTAGTTCATACTGTTATTTCAAACACTTCTGTACCTCACCGACTTTGTGttgtttctccattttctgttactttgattttatgtataatttatttcaatttcatgTATATAATTGAAgattattttcaaagtaaagaagtGTTAGGAGTGTAATATCTGGATGTAGACTGCTTCTCTGGGTCACATGGGACAGAAATCTCTTGAAGTATTTACAGTTACAGCTAAAACAGGGACATTTCTGTTGCTAACTCTTTAGCATTAAATGGGATATGTTGTCAGGTCATTACACTTATTCCTTTACCATGGTCTCTGGCAGTGGGATCATCCACTTAGGGCTTTGTGCAACATCAGCTAGTTGGCATTTTGGTTAAACTGGCAGTTCATACACTTCTGTTAGATCTAAGCACTGAATTTCtgaaacaggatttttaaaGAAGCTTAAAGTTCCTTGGGGAGGAACATCCCTCTCTTCAATCCTAGGCTTAAGGGGAATGGAACTGATTCTTTGAGAGTGGTCCAGTATTAGAGAACTGAAATTAAGTATTCTGTGAAGGAAAGATGCTGGGCATCATCTGTCAGAAATTACTTGGAACAACTGAAAAGGGGATTGACTTTTTAAGGGAGTTATCTCTGTGATAATTGAAGTACTGATATCAGTACCAGGACAGATACGGGAaatgtttatatatacataataaTGGTGCTCTTCATAGTATTACTTGTTTACTTTCTTAAGTCCTTAAAGTGAACACATCTtgattaaatgaaaaagtaacaaaaataattcaccGCTTGAGTCTATTCCTTCCCTTGTTTCTACAGCATGAGGTGGGCCATGGGCAAGCTGTAGCTGCACATTATAATGAACTTCAAGAAGTTGGATTGGAAAAACGTAGCCAATCTCGCATATTCTACCTCCGAAACTTTAATAACTGGACAAAGAGCGTCCTCATTGGTAAGCTTCCTTAATTGGTCACTTCAGACTTTTAActaattttaagttttaaagatCAACTGACCTGAAAACTAGAAAAAGTTCATACTGGAAACTCTTCTTCTTCCTgagatttttaaagagaaagataCACCTTTAAATCACGAAGAAGCAATCTGTTCTTGTTAGATTGAGCTGTTCTTGTTATTTAAATCTACCTCAAATAATTTCTTAGCCATTTTCCCAAAGCAGTTTGTCCTCAGGTCTTGATTAAGCAGTTCTGCAGGGAACTTGAAACAcgtaaatattttctgtattacccatagttaacagtttaaaagatgaaaaactaGAGGATGTAGTGTTTTAAGAATCAACAGCTTTTTATAAAAGGCAAAGTCTGCTGTCCACAAATCAATTCCAAAGTGCGGGAACAGAACCATCAGATATctgcaaacaaagaaaagaattactggcacagcagcacagattcATGAAGAGGGATCTGTGCCAGGACATATTGACACATTTATCTTagcatgctgctttttattgtgttttatcAGTGCAGTTAGAAGCAGTGTTTAGGTTTATATAAAGCCATTCCTGAAGCCTTTCAGTCATGATGAATCTCAGTAGTGTGGTTTACAGCAGTTGTATCaaaacttctttcctttgtctTACTGTGAAGAAAAGTTGCTAACATGCTGATACATGCTGATATGTTTTTCACAATATGCTAACATCAGTCAGAGCAGaaattatgtatatttatatgtagGGTAAAACCACAGCAAATAAGTAGCAATGTTACTGCAAGGCCTAGGAGAGTGATTGGAAAACTATGCATTTTTGTAATGTGACTACAAAGAAGTGTTGTGGCTGATGTATTTAATTGGCTTTTACTCTTCTGCAAAAGGCTTTCCCATACTTATAACGTCTGCCTTCATTATAAGGGTAATGAAAGGGAACTGTGGTTGTTTAGTGATGTGCAGTTTTGCCTTTGTCTGCCAGTGAAACAGTTCAGAGCTCCAGACATATTGCATGCAAAGCACATTAAGCGCAGAAAATACTAATTATCTTCTCCatagttttaaaagtttacGGTTCCTTTTGTCATTAGTGGTTTCTagaaaaaagagatttaagTCTGTGATGTTAAGAAGACTTATAGGTAAGGTCATTCCTGAGGTGTATTAAAATTCTCAAAATCTGGTGGTCCTTTAGGCTTCTCTGTACAATCTAAGTGAACTACAGAGACCTGTACATgcattctctttatttttctaggtGAATTTATAGACAGAGTACGACGGAAAAAGAATGATATAACTGTTTTGGATCTAGGATGTGGCAAAGGTGGAGATctactgaaatggaaaaaaggcagaattaaAAAACTTGTCTGTACGGGTAAGAAGACACAACAACTTTCCAGGGAAAGTACATCAGTTTTTTGTGGGAAAGCCAAGCATGTGTCCAGTCTTACTATTTTTTCAGTAAGCCCAAGAATGCAGTGATACACCTGCCAAAAAGTCTTTGATGTCTTCAGGTTAAAGGACAAAAAACTTGATTGCCAGCATAAATATAAGAACCACTGATTTTCCATGTGATCAGCTTTCAGTTCAACTCGTAAATAAAAACTAGtatcactgaaaaaatacacaattGTCACAGATTGTCTTAGGCAAAATGTAGCACTGGGAAAAAGACCGACGTTTTGTATTATGTGCGTTTTCTCCCACATCTAATCtcttgttgtatttttttaactgttctaaaagcacacagagaaaagttccatttaaaaaaacaaataaaccccaCGGTGTTGTgacaaaaaatgttctttggTATTACAGTCAACTAAAGATTTTCAGACTCGGGGGAAGGAGCTGAAACTGAttaaagaaatcttttgttTAAACAGTTTGCTTAGGTGTTGGGAGGGAGATGCcatcttcccttttccccaaaAGTGTCCCAAGGAAAATCAGACAAAATATTACTTAACTTCAAATTTAGTTATATACTAAAATTTCATAAAATTCTTTTAGTGGGAATTATTCTGGGTGTTGTACATTTTACagttctttcttgcctttttcagTTGGCAGTCTTCAAATGCAGTTGATTTAGTCACGAAGTTTTTACGTAAATTTATTGCATATtgttagttttaaaatttgtgcAAACTTAGTGAAAATGTCTGAGAGGAACAGTCTTAAGAAGAAGAAACTTTAGCATGATGCAGTATAACAGCATATAGCAGAAATAATTGCGTTTCAGCATCTTGTATATTTTTAAGAAGATTAAGAGCTTTCAGTACTGTTGGAGAAACTCTGGGAACTGAATTTTACTAATGCATACTAGACACTTAATGCTGACAGCACTTAGTATCTGTCACCTAGTATCCATCACTTGTAATTTTGGAGGCTTGCTTTGTACTTTTGAGCATGGGAGCTTTCTAAAACCTTCATGTTGCAATTTTTGTATTGAAGTAAAGACTGAAAGTGGTGGAGTTATAAGCCCAAACTCTTTCTGCAAGTTaaattccttttctgcaaattGGCAGTAAGTGTTTGGTCTCCTCAATGTGTAATTGAAGATCAACTTTTATCCCTATCATAATGGATCTGCTGTTTTCCAGTAACCATTCAATTTTTCTTGCCTGGGGAGCATTTTagacactttttttaaaatactctctCCATATTAGATATTGCAGACATTTCTGTGCAACAGTGCAAGCAGCGATACGAAGACATGAAGGCCCGATGTCGTTATAATGAGCATATTTTTGATGCAGAATTTATACAAGCAGATAGTACTAAGGTACAGTTCCTATGCTTTCTCATATTTTTGAGATTTAACGTCCTTTTGTTAAGCAAGTACTGGAGGTGATGGTGGTGCTGTAATAGTTTGGGTGTGTATATTTTTAAGATCAGATTGTTGTACTATCAGGAGAATCAGCCGTATCAGTTACTGAAAAGATGTGTAAGACGTAAATGTATTTCGTTATTGTTTTGCAGTGTAACGTTCTTGAAGCCTGTCTTTTCCAGGTAATAAATCTGgtgctttcagtttcttttgcttGACAAAGGGAAGGAAGTGACTACTTACATCTGGATTTCTGGGAGCCAGCATGGGATGTTGGAAACTATCTTgatgaatgtatttttatactgGAATGAATAGGGGATGTTTTCTGATTTGATTTGTACATTTTGCTTATACCAGTATTTTTGTTCTACTGCCATTTTAATTACTGTTGTACATACCTTCAAAACTTACATGATAGAGTAGATATCTTAGACTGTCTGGAGGCAATGGTGAATACATTGCCGAAGATTTGGAGACAATTTTGTAACCAGCACTGCTTTTGCTTCCTAGAAATGCAGACTGAGAGTGCTCTGCTGATGCAGGTTGCGGGACGGAGCCAATGTAGTTCCAGCATATCTGTTGAAAGGCTGAACCTGTTCTTCCCAGTCTTGCAGGGAGAATTGTTTGCTAGAATTATTGGTTGCCTCTTCTGAGGAATACAGCCTCATGCAGGTTCCAGGTCATCTCTTTTGGCTCAAAATTACAGTGGGAGAGAGAGTAAAGAGCCTTGGCTAGGAAAGAAAGGGATATTTTCATGTTGCTATTACAACTCAGACttacatgcatatatatttcCTGTTGCATGCTCTGCTCTGTCTGTCCGTGCACACAGAAGTTCATCTTCCTGACTTTGTATCTCTATCATCTATGTTGTATATAGTGCAAAATCTCATTCTCACAGCTTGTCTAATTCCACGCacctctgtttctcagtttcctGTATCTTTGTCAAAAAGTGGAGGGGGAGTAATTGAACAGATAAACTGGCCATGGGTGTATGAAGTGTCCATTTTTGTCTATCTGCATACAGAACGTTGACAGTATGTGGCATGAACTAGTAGAGTCTGGGAGTGAGTGGGTGGATGGGAAGtctgggagagaagagaaacttGGGTAGAGCTGTTaagcatgaaatatttttaagtatggAATGCATGTCACGGGCCTTGGGGAAAATTTGTGTGCTCCAGCGTTACTTATGGTAAGTACTAGCATTGTATAAAAGAAGCCTGATGAAGATGAGTTAGAGAACTGCTCAGTACAGGGTCAAACTGGCAAGCTTTAACCTGACAAATATCAAGGGTGCCAACTTCTTCCGAGTTACTGCTTACTTGGtctgggatggggaaggagtaTGCTGGTACTCATGTACGTACATGTGTGAGAATACAGACAAATAAAACTTGGTGGGCAGTGCAAATTGCCATATTTAAAACAACCCATCCTCCTCTCAATTATATGTTTAATGGGTCATTTCTCATTACAGAGACTTAGTAAACTGAAAATTTGTTCTAATGCAATAATTATTGCAATAATGCAATAATATATTTAGCTGTTTCCAGCTAAATAGTGGCCAGTTATAAACATTCAGCAGTAAAATATCTCTGGAAACTATCAGGTAACTAACTTTGGGTTCTGACCTTTCAGGTGTAGTGGTGTTAACTGATGACATGAAATGTGTCTGTGTATTCTTCTGTTCCCAGATATCGTGTAAAGTTTTTTGTGTAGcagaggacttttttttccactcttacTTTTCGTCTTCTTGTTGAACTTCTGAAGGAATGGGAGCTGAAAGGAAAGACTTCAAAGAATTACACGTGTAGCATACTTATTGCAGGGTTTAAGTGAATCATTCTTGTTTCTGTAGCTTTtgttacaaatttttttctttttaatctatttCAGGATCTCTTGTCTTCCAAATACAATGATTCAGATATGCGCTTTGACATTTGCAGCTGTCAATTTGTTTACCATTACTCATTTGAGACATATGAGCAGGCTGATATGATGCTTAAAAATGCTTGTGGGAACCTCTCCCCTGGAGGGTATTTCATTGGCACAACTCCAAATAGCTTTGAACTTGTGTAAGTACCTTTGTATTCTATTAGTCTTTCAAAAGTCTGTGAAGCATAGTTATGTGGTAGTCATTCTTACAGTGCTCTGATAcatttgtgcaaaaaaaaaaagcaaattttttgcAACAAGTTTGGATTCTAGTCAGGAAAATCTCACTCTTGAATGTCAAACAGGTAAACCTGTACAGATCCTCGTCTGTTGTACCCATGGCCTTTCTGGTATTGGGTATAGATCTTCATACATAAACCCTCTGTAGTGACTTCAGTAGTGGCAAAATAGCCACAGCCTGGGGAGTAACTGTCAggattttgctgtgtttgttcCAGGAAGCCTGGCTTGTCCATGTACGCTGTGTCTGGGCTAACGGTTGATTTTTCTAGCTCCATTTAGTCTTTGGCATGTTGTATGGGAATGATAAAGTGTTAAAACCTAGtatgctgcttctcttcctttcattgTTTTGTTGCCTTATTAGGTAAGGGAGGTGGGAAACTACAGAGATTACTGAATGCTGTGGTACTGGGAGAAATGCTTTCAGGCCTCTTATGCATagttttctctgccttttaaatttaaaactggtCGTTTACTGTTTGTTTATATCTCATTTTGTAGGAAGCGACTTGAAGCTTCAGAAACAAATTCATTTGGGAATGAGGTATACAATGTAAAATTTGAAAAGAAGGGAGAATATCCCCTGTTTGGCTGCAAGTATGATTTCCACTTAGAAGAAGTGGTTGATGTCCCTGAGTTCTTGGTTTACTTTCCATTACTGGAAGAGTAAGTTAAATTTGAGTTCATTATACAATGAAAGGTGTGAAATATAATAAGCATTTGTTTAGTTTGTGCATTATAGCATAATTCTtgcagaaaattatattttggttttctttttcatatgtttcagtctttttttgttgttgctccAAATGCAGAAGTTTCATGCATTTCCATCCACAACTGTAATCTGTCCATTGCACTCAGTTGAAGGTGCTCTGGTCAGAAGCTGGGAAGACTTAAACTAGGTCTCACAAGAATGTCTGCATCTGATATATTCAATCTGTCAGCAAACCTCTAGTGCTgttgactttttcttctttgatctTAACTTTTTTGGAGGTTTCATTCTACCTTTCTGTAGTCATTCAGCAAGCAGACTTGTGTACCCTCTTCATCATGGTGCCCCTTGTCTTCTCCAACTTTCTTTGGATGCTTGTAGGATTTTTCCTacaacttacttttttttcccctctaaatcTTCTGTGAGCATATATTTTGCTGTTACCTCTGTGTGAATTCAGATCTGcctttctcagcctgtctttgGAGATGCAGACAAATGTTTCcatgttggggtttttcctgcTCTTCAAGCTCAGTATGGTTGTTAAACCATATTAAGCTTCCCCTTCAAACCTGTATATTTTCTCACACTTCATTTTTAGGTCTTTATGAAAAATACCAGCATCTGTCACTGACACCTGTAACTTCAGTGTTGTAGGACCAGGGTGTATACATATAATTGACATGTAATGCACTAGATCTGGTAGAAAGAGGTTCTGTAAGTATATCCATAATACCTGATGTGACAGGATGGTGATGCTGCGGGGAAAATGGTGTAGTCTGTCTGGAAGTTCAAATGGAACTTACTTCTGTGTGTTgggaaaaagagacatttttccTATGAAAATTTCTGTAAACTACTTGTGTAGATTGTTGTTgtcctaattaaaaaaagtacagtGTGTGGTGGTagtgcaggtttttttcatctgaaatgtcTTTACTAAAAGAAATGAATTCTAGAAAGAGTGTAATCCTAGTGAATACCAGAAGGTGTCACTGTGGCTtaaaatttttcctttggaaagaaaactaCAATAATTTTGTGGCTTCCCTAATTAAGCTTATTATTTTGACAGAATGGCAAAGAAGCACGGTATGAAATTAGTCTACAAAATGACATTTCGGGAattctatgaagaaaaaatcAAGAACGAGGAGCATAAAATGCTGTTAAGGAGAATGCAGGCCTTGGAGGTAAATATGGAGTTAACTTATTTCATTTAAGTAGCATTTTACATCTTGTTAGTTATTTGTGCAATAATTGAAATTCCTGTTGTGACCATTGTGCGATTAATTAAGGCCTGCCAATAGAAGAACTAAACTCCTTTGGCTGAAAgtgcagctgtggtgggttaacccTGACTGGCTGGCAGACCCCCACCAACCTGCTCGCTTGTTCCCTTTTCCAAACAGGatggagggagaaaataaggaaaaaatatgtgtgtCAGGATAAAGATAGGGAGTATTGCTTAGCAATTACTGTTACGAACAAAACAGGCTAAACTTGGAGAAGATAAATttattactggaaaaaaaaaagggtaggaaggtgagaaacaaagacaaccTAGAAACACTTTTGCCCTACCCACTGCTTGTTTCTGAGCTCAACTTTACTCCCTTACGTTTGACCTTTATacctcttctccctgccctaCAACTCAGGGGGGGGGAATGGAGGTTTGGTCAGTCCATAACACtttgcctctccttcctcctcacactttccccctcctgctccagcatgggtcccttcaATGAGATACAGTCCTTTGCAAACGACTCCAGTATGCGTTCTCTCCATGTGGTGCAGTCCTTCGGAtgcagactgctccagcatgggttgGTTCCTCACGGGGTTGCAGGACCTGCCAGGAaacctgctcctggctgggctcctctccatgggccacagctctgtgccaggAGCTTAGTCCTGCGTGggctctccatgggctgcagcttcctttaGGGCATgtccacctgctgcagcacggggccctctgtgggctgcagtgTGGGTGTCAGCTCCACTgtggtcctccatgggctgcagcaggacaacTTGCATTGCCATGGTCTTCTCCAGGTGCTGCCCGGGAGTCTCCTTTCTGGGGTTTGGagcttcctccccctccttcttctctggtcttggtgtctgcagggttgtttcacatttttcctcACTCCCCTCTCACAGCTGTTGTGCAGGTTTTGTTGAGCTTTCTTAACTATGCTTTCCCAGAGGCACTGCATTgtggctgaggggctcagcaGTGCACTGTGGTGGCTCTGTTGGGGTGGTGGAACTGGCTGTGTCCCACAtgggacagccccagcccctccttagaggctgcctctgcagctcccccccactgccagcacctAGGCACCAGCACCTAATAAAGTGATTCAATTTGGTAGATAAAACTTAAACTTTGAGGCAAGTTTTTGTTAAGTAGTAAGCAGAAACACAAGAATCCTGCCTAGTGTCACACAATGGTAACCATAAtccatttcttcttcagcagAGAGACACTGAAAGCTCTATCTTTGTGCAAGGTATATTGattgaaaagacagaaagtaaTCTTTGTAGGAATGGAAGGACAGGCTATGTTTGTAGAAGAAAATGGTACTTAACTGTAGCTGAGCTTGTGGTTTTGCCcaatgcttttgctttctcataCTCAGACTTTTATCCTAGATGAATTTAGCAGCTTCAGAGCAGCTTTTCAGTGCTCTCTCTGAGGCTTTGGCTTTACTTACAATTCTCTGTGCTTCCCTGCTCCCTCAAACAGTAGAACTTTTCAGCATATAACTATAAAGTCAAGTATCTGGTGACTTACTAAACAGAGTCACATGGGTGCAAGTGCACTTGATAGTCCTTGTTGACTCTGAAGGTGACAGTGTTTTTTATGGGCTCATATTGCCAGTAGCATGGTGACACAGCCTTTGACATATCAGCTTTGTCCTTAGAAAAGGGACAGTTGTCTTAAATTGGTGGCCACTTATGGGGACTGAATTGTTAAGTACAGACCGTTATGAAGTAAGTGGGATCCTTAATAAGTATATATTAGTTTTGGAGAATCGGTTGTATACTTCTCTTGCAGCTTCTGTGTGTTTACTGAAGCATTTTAAGCATTCTGCTTGAAATCTTACAGTTGCTCGCTTCTTAGTATTCAGCTTAAGAGATGCTGGTTTGTTCAGTTGCTGTTGTAAAAGAGGGTATATCTAGGTAATACCCGTAATCAGCTGTACACAGAGGGTAATTTTTGTAGTTATTCTGTTTCCCCTGTTTTGGAGACGTAAAAGTTAATTTGTAAATCCTAGGTGTCAGATTTTCTGGGAAGTAGGGAATGTCAGACCTGATCCTGTAGATGCTGTAAAGGAGAGATCTAAATTTAAGGTACTCTTAATTATTACTGACCTCTGTTCTGGGCTGTCCTGTGAAAAATACTTGACTGATGTGATTAATGTATCTTACTatgcaattaatatttattttcttgttttttctgtgttttccagccATATTCTACATTTGGTGATTCTAGGCTTGTTTCTGATAAACCTGATGATTATGAGCACGCCAAAGAGTTCATCAAAGATGGCAAGGCAAAGTTACCATTGGTAAGTTCCTTCTTACTTTACTAGAGCAAATGGTGTCTAAAATTGAGGGTCCCGGTCTTTTAGACATGTGGTGCATTCTTCATTTCAGCTGCAATGAAATTGGTATGAATGTATCTCTGCATGTGAAAAATCATagagctgcagggctgaggaATTCCTAATCAATACCCCATCCTCAAGGAATCAAATTCACTTAATGTGGTAGCTATTGAGAAATTTTTAACTATGCCAAAGGCAAGGGATATTTTGCCATCTTCCTTGGCAGCTGTTCTAACATAACTCTTTTTAATTTGGAGAATTTTCTTAGAGTTCTGGATTTTCAGACTACCAATTTGaagcttcagttttcttcttctaatCCTCTGACAGGAGAGTTCAAAACTTTCTTCATGATACTGTATGTGTTTGAAATCTTAAACGCACtttttctgttgactttttGGGTGAGGAAGATCCAGCTCCCTTCTTAGCTGACTTTATTAAAGTTCTgtaaatgctattttttaaaatatactgtacCATCTTTATTTTAAGAGGTCCTAGAATTAGACTAGTCCTATGTGCATAAAATTAAATCAATGTATTTTCCACCCGAGACTTTATTAAGTATGATATTCTGTTCATattctgaatgaaaagaaactATTTGCGATGATAGTAATTTTACTTTGTACAAAACTTAGTCTGCTATCCTATTGCATTATTCATTTCTCCCGTTTCGGCAGTTTGATTTATGACTTCAGAAATAGAATAATATTGAACCATCGTTAATGTAGATCATACTAGATTTTAGATCAGTGGTCcaattaaacatgttttttctgcttgtcttcTAATGCACATGCTACCTTTCTGAGCTTGCAGTCTTTCTTATGTTTttatgaaggattttttttcttccgtTGTCCTAGCAGTACATGACTATGTGCAGAGTTGTCTGCAGCTTTTCATTCCTTTGTATTAGTTTCAGAGTTGGGTGCATGATGGACAGGagcctgcacagctgctgttcctgggaggcaagcagcaggacaggcaaTGTCTACTGTCATTTTTCCCCAGGAACTGCTGCCATTTGGGTCTTGCCTCTTCTGTACCCAGGCTAGCTATTCAGGGTAGCATACAGCTGTGTTTGCTTTGGTCTGTGCATTTGGAGAGTCAGGCTGGATGGAAACCTTGCAAAGGCTTAGTTTAACCTAACCATTCATGTGGAATGGTTCCTGATAAGGGATGTTGGCTCTTCCAGTCTGAACTTTGGTCTTTTTTTGTATGTTGAGGCTCCTTGACAGGAGAGAACCAAAACTGGAGACTAGTTTGAGTAAATATTGTGGTTTTAGTAAAATCATTTGCAGTTATTGATAGATGGCATCCTATTTCATTGTCATAGATGTAGCATGAGGCTGGTCAGCTTGAAGTTTTTCcacttggatttttctttttttaatcattagtTTATATACTGTTCGTGTTCTGAATTCTTGAAGGTGTATTCCTTTTACTGTGTATATAAAAATCCTACATcaagagggaaaataaatttgttctctgtatttgaaatctaaaaattttaaaaataaacccgctacttttaagaaaagcttAAGAACGTGAGAATAGTCAAGTCAGACCAGAGGCATCTTTTGCTAGGTGCTTTGTAACCtgtcagagaagaaaatctgcttgaaaaagcctttttttcacTAGCATTTTATAAGATTAATCCTTTGGTCAGGATTGGTCAGTGGGTAACATAAGGGCTAAATCATGCCCCCATGGAAAGGGGATGGAGTGGGCAGAGCAGAAAACCAGCTTGTTGTTGCCTCACGCTTCTTAATTGGTAGGGTAAATGGTCGCAGCTTTATACTTGTGCACTGGCCCAGCTGTCATCCAAAGGCTGAACTAGGGGTAGATTTCCTAGGCCGTGAGGCACCTTTTTTTTCACAGTGTGAGCTGGGTTGGCAAGTAGAATTTTtgtgggctgcagggtggtgtCACGTGGAGGCAGGTAGTAGTATTCTTCCTGGGGATGGTGACAGCACTGCGGTATAGGGCCTGGTCTTGACTTCCACAAGTCTTGGGCATCTTGGGCTGGGCAGCGGCTTGAGCCAGGTCAAGTCACACTGATGTGTGGTAATGGGCCCAGTGTGCTCTGCATTGCAGAGGAGTCCAGCCCAACAGACTGTTGGCCTGTTCTCTTACACTTGTGTAGTTTAGGTGTGTTCCATTTGCTACCATCATAGTTATTGGAGTTATAATTATTTGTGGTCTACAGGAATGCTGCTCTT
It encodes the following:
- the RNMT gene encoding mRNA cap guanine-N7 methyltransferase gives rise to the protein MDKETNLSEMADLTKTEEQEVEKSLDEEVEKTPHTLEADSGVGWEGDSSTSGTVHSTENEKEVVSDNQDGRAKRKNLDPEDEPPKKHEVGHGQAVAAHYNELQEVGLEKRSQSRIFYLRNFNNWTKSVLIGEFIDRVRRKKNDITVLDLGCGKGGDLLKWKKGRIKKLVCTDIADISVQQCKQRYEDMKARCRYNEHIFDAEFIQADSTKDLLSSKYNDSDMRFDICSCQFVYHYSFETYEQADMMLKNACGNLSPGGYFIGTTPNSFELVKRLEASETNSFGNEVYNVKFEKKGEYPLFGCKYDFHLEEVVDVPEFLVYFPLLEEMAKKHGMKLVYKMTFREFYEEKIKNEEHKMLLRRMQALEPYSTFGDSRLVSDKPDDYEHAKEFIKDGKAKLPLGTLSKSEWEATSIYLVFAFEKQL